In one Bombus affinis isolate iyBomAffi1 unplaced genomic scaffold, iyBomAffi1.2 ctg00001169.1, whole genome shotgun sequence genomic region, the following are encoded:
- the LOC126928619 gene encoding omega-amidase NIT2-like, with product MFDVKGCKIGIGICYDIRFEEMARIYRNKGCQMLIYPAAFNMTTGPLHWSLLQRSRANDNQLYVACISPARVPSASYVAWGHTQLTNPWEKILYDLETQENMVVTDIDLKVVEEVRAQIPTFSQRRTDLYDTVYKKE from the exons atgtttgatgtgaagggctgcaaaataggtattggcatttgctatgatatcagattcgaggaaatggcacgcatttatcggaacaaag gttgccaaatgctgatatatccggcggcattcaatatgaccactggaccactgcactggtcattacttcagcgttccagagcgaatgacaatcaattatacgtcgcctgtatatcaccggctcgtgttccttcagcaagttatgtcgcatggggacatacacagttgacaaatccctgggagaaaatcctttatgatttggaaactcaggaaaatatggtggtcaccgatatcg atttgaaagttgttgaggaagtaagggctcagatacctacattttctcaaagacgtacggatttgtacgacactgtctataaaaaggagtaa